The nucleotide sequence atgatttttcaaGTATAGTCATTTTGTTCAGAATGAGTTGTAGACTTTGGCTGAtattattgttttgattgtcagtcacatttttttctgctgTATTCAACTTAGTGACAGCAGCATAtgacaatttattttgtgtgcccttaattttattttcagtttgcaTAACTGGGGCTTGCTTAAGGATAATTTTATTGgctttattattactattagttTTAGGTTTTTGGATCTTGCTGTTTCTCACTTTTTGCAACTCTTTTGCTACAATACATCCTCTGTAGTTGGCCGGATGATCTCCTCCGCAGTGAACACATTTTGGCGcttgttcttttgttttgttgcatTCTTGTGTATGATGTCGACCAGCACATTTAACGCATCTAGCTGGTTTGCTGCAATATTTATTGGTATGCCCATATGTTTGGCAATTTTTGCATTGCGGGACAAGTTTAGTTCCCTTAATCGGCACAATTTCTACTTGACAGCCTAGTATATTTGTGATTTTGTATATTCTCTCaatatcttcattattttcaaaaaacaacatGAACAtattaagaggagtttttttctTCCATGCTAGCTTATTTACTGCTGCCTTTATTTTATATCCTTTGCATATCAGATCTTTCATTATATTTTCTGGGTTGCAAGTGTGATGCAAATTTTTTGCCATAACTCTAATCACtctagtttgtttattttcataagAGTGGAATGAGTTTCCATTTCTGTTTAATGTTCCAACTACTATTCTGTATGCTTCAGAATCTATGCAATTGATTTTTACAGTTGtatcattaataatttttgtttgaaatgcaTCTGCATTTATTGTGGATATTAATTGATTGTAGAGAACTTCATATGATGTGATATCCTCCAGTATAATAGGTGGTGGCATcggttcttttttattttctttggtatTAGTttggctgtttttgtttttatttttatttttgggagtGGCTGGAGAGGGTGTTGTAttcattttcctttttcatatagaaaaaatttttttgggtaaataaaccgttcagattgaCTAAAAACTATtcttctacaataatcatttaattttttagatttcaattgagctgctcatgcgttaccgtgatcaccgcaaacctcttctaaaaaacggcgtttcgggggaggggcgatatcaacaataaataataacattttttaaaataaaaacaccaaaatatatttttcgagaGTGTCCCTTCAGTACGATATATGAAAAATTCTAATTCAAATCGGTAGAATTGGAATGAAAgttgatgtaatttttctgatttttgtaTAAGTTATAGATCCAAATTTCATAAGTAGTTCAGTTAAGTTTTTGTTAGACGATGATTTATATTAtagtcaaattaaaaataactataaataaaatagtcaaattaaaaataactataaaatcttatttttaaTCCACTGACAAATAAAGAATACTGTGGTGAACATAAAAATTGAGCTGTTAAGAAATctcatttttttgatattctctaatttttcaaaatatttttttttcaaattagtgaaactaaagggttttccaatatgagttgttattttgatattcaaagaaaaataatattttttaatataaatgatcggatgtttatttcattataaagaggaaggtatgccgttaatagtggaaaataacatcaggtaaatgaccaccacgaccacgcttacaggacaatatccttttcatgaaattttctataaccgaattgcaatgtggctgccctatgtcctcgatagcctcacgaattccatctttgaggtcttgaatcgaccctgggctgttgtacaccttctctttcacgtggccccaaagaaaaaagtcacaagatgttaaatcacaagatctcgatgACCAAAagtgatcacctcttcggaagataacacggtccggaaacttttccgtaaaatatcaatagtttcgttgcttgtatggcacgcagcgccgtcttgttgaaaataaacgttggccagatcaataccatccaattccggccataaaaaacctttaatcatctctcgataacgatagataacacctgttattggaaaaaccctttattaagtaaagtaaaaattgCAAACGTTTCTCGTCGACGAAATTAACATATTAAGAATTATCCGATAAAAATCAAATATGCGAATATGCAAATCAATGACTTTTGTCGATTTTGACTGCAGTAGAATAATTCTAcggagtattttttattatgcgcAAAAAAATCACATAGCTGGCCGAAGCTTAATTCTGATTTTTTGAATGGTCTGAAAATGAGATTTGGATGCTGTGATTTATATAAATGTTTTGTTGCTTATGCTTATAAATGGCAACTCTACTGCATAAATGTTTTCATATTATTGTAGTAGAGactaattaacttttatttaaatagtatttttacttgaaataattttcaataggtGGCAGCTCTGATTTAGATATTGAAGTGTGAAATATGTTTCAATTCTCTTTCAATTTACATCAATGCTGTATATCTGGTTTAAACATCCTTACGAAATATAAGGTATAATGgcaacttaaaaaatataaggtATAATGGCAACCTTGTCTGCGAGAGATTAGGAATGTCGGAAACACCTCATATCAACAGAAGTAAAACTAAACCTGTTTCGATTCCAGAGGTTCAGAACAATCGATTGATATTTGAACTGAAtagaattgcattttttttttatttgggtaaccgatttgttttgtattgggaaATGACTCGTACAAGTATTTCGGACTAAGGAAATATTAGGTAAAGTTTACCGGCTTGGTCTAGATAattgtaaatgaaataaatgaaaagaataaatttaaaaaatataactctTTTCTTAAAACATTTactataaaaatcataaaagttCGATTTCCATTGGGTCCATTAACGGCACACTTTTTTGTGCCGTCTGTTTCACCGCCTCTTCACTTTGAACGTAGTAGATCGTAATGCAtagaattttctctttttaaccATTATTTTGGAACGCCACAATACGCAACTGGTTTCACCAAACACCAAGGTTGCATTTCAAATTATGAATAAGGAGAGACTGTCAATTCAGTATAGTAAATAGTTTTGAAGGACTTTCGGAGCCGAAAAACAATCTGTTATTctctaaaaatttgaaaaattcaagtaaaagtctcttaaataaatttgtactaaagttttctcatttattaaaatgtacGAACATCTTTTACCACACAGCAGCAGCTAAGGGAGCGGCGGCGTAACGAGCAACAACTGGAGCAGCTAAAGAAGCAGCAGCATAGTGAGCAGCAGCTAACGGTGCAACTAAGGGAGCGGCTAAGGGAGCAGCCAGAGGAGCAGCGGCAGCATAACGGGCAACAACTGGAGCGGCTAAGGGAGCAGCTAAAGGAGCAGCGGCAGCATAACGGGCAACAACTGGGGCGGCAGCAACAACTGGAGCAGCGGCGATACCATTGTAATTTCTCGCGATCACTTGACTGCTGGTGGCGGTAACAACTGGAGCTGGTGCAGCGACAACAGCGGCGGGAGCAGCATAGGCCAATGGAGCGGCAGCCAGAAAACCGGGCTTGGCAGCAGCGCAGGCGAAAAGAGCGAAGAGAACAACGGCCTGTTCAATTAAAGAAtaagaataattataattttataaaagaaaaaaatttcagaatttttacaaCTCACGTATTTGAACATTTTcggttagtttttgtttggttgctgtTTATTGAATGAAAGTTGATAACTGTTTGATATATTTGGTTTAGTGCAGTGCGccttttatagtaaattttataaCATATAACCCATAGATTACATTTCATCCAATAATGCATCGACATTGGCCTTCAAAGTACATTTATTTCATTGACAAACTATTTATCGAAATATCCACTTCCATCTCATTACAATTctgtgcattttattattttacgtcGTTATTCAGTATGCCaccaattaaaatataaattaactcAAAATGCCCACAACTACTATGAAGCTCGAAGAAGAAGTGTGTAAAAACTAAGGCCATGGTTTGCATTCCTaattgagagttttcgaaaAAGCCGAAAATATCAAATCGACTACCAAAGAGTTATTTTAACTTACCGTTGTATTGCAgtgcacatacctacatatgtatttgtgtgggaCAATTAGTCATATCAatacttatttaaaaattttcgtaccAACTTTTGTTTCAGCACTTGACTATAAATATCAAACCGATTTTGGTTATTGGTATCAAACAATCTTtagcttttgtttaaacaacaGCCACAGACAAGAAAATCAAACACTTCAACATGTTCAAATACGTAAGTTTCTTAAAacttcaataatattttgtacAGCTCCTCATTCATAACTCTCACCCTCCTCTTCCAGGCCGTTGTTCTTTTCGCTCTCATCGCTTGCGCTGCTGCCAAGCCCGGTTTGCTAGCTGCCGCTCCATTGGCCTATGCTGCTCCCGCTGCTGTTGTTGCCGCTCCTGCTCCTGTGGTGACTGCCACCAGCAGTCAAGTGATCGCCCGCAACCACAATGGCATTGCCGCCGCTCCAGTTGTTGCCAGCTATGCTGCCGCTCCAGTAGCTGCCCCAGTTGTTGCCAGCTATGCTCATTACGCTACTGCTCCTTTGGCTGCTCCAGCAATTGCTCATTATGCTGCTGCCCCTCTTGCGTCATCGTTACTTTGGTAATGAGATATGTATTTAAGAAAATCGAAAGTTGCAAATGATCcggtcaaaataaaatatctgtttcgaaaaaatttaaaatgacttTGTTGTAAATGAATATCTAGTGAAATTTAGCAAAGTTTAACCTGGGTCTTCCAgttataatatgaaaatttgcaGCTTCTAAGAAAAGTTGATATCATTTTTCTGGATGCCTCGACTTTTCATAGATTATATACGGGTACGATGTATGGGTACGGATATGGGTTAATCTACAATATATCACACCGTCTGGgcagtttttatgaaaactttCTATAGCTACTGTCATGATTTCAGTCCACTTCAAACGACACGCTTTTATTTTACTCTTGAATTTGGAATATTAAGTCAGAGTTTTCATCATGTTTGggcaatcatttttgtttttatgtagaaccattcatggcatttatttttttaagataatcccTCCGAAAAGTGGTCGCAACTGCGCCGTTATCCGGCCAGCCGTAAACACCAACTTTGAATGACTCCCTGGATTTCGTTAATAACTTTGgtgatgttggcttccaatacctcaatcgcAAATTAATTTATCCACATACCTCtagaaataaaagtccaaaggtgtgatatcacacgatcttggtggctaaTCCACAGGTCCGAAACGAGATAAAAATTTCTCACCAAACCGATgacacagtaaatccattgtttcatagGCCGTATGGCAAGTGGCACCATCTTGTTAGAACTAAATGTTGTGAAGATCACAGGCTTCAATTTCagacatcaaaaagtcgtttatcatgacgCGATAGCGTTCactattcactgttacattggtgcCAGTCTTGTCTTGGAAGAAATGTAGGCCGATGATTTCGCCTATTTCCAGcacataggccgcaccaaacgattgttttcaatggatgtaatggctgtcttgaatggcttcgggttactcttcagcccaaatacggcaattttacttattgacgtagccattaagatAAAAGTAGGCCTCATCGCGGATCGCCATAAGTTGGCCCgaacgcgcgatgaacacttttcacagaacgCCGACTTTCGTAAACAATTTTACCATTTGTACACGTTGTCAAAACGTAAGtccttccatgatgaaatgccaataaatactgaaaaattatgtatttagtgtCAAACTACGTGTGATTTGTCAAAAAGCCCTTTTGGAAAAGTACCTCCAGTCTGACCactatgtacatattatatatatgcaagTACATGTTTTACGTAGCGTACATTCCCAATCAAAGCGTATTTTAAGGTCAGTGGTTCGTATGCAACTGCTCGTCGTGGATTTTGTTCACATTACAATATTCGACGTTTATACCTATGGCGCCGCTAGAGAAGATTTTATTCGTTCATGTGTGCGAAGATTCCGGGCAACAGTCCTCTGTCGGGATCCAGTCGGTCAACGagaataaatcaaaatattgagcTCATCGCTACAAGTTTGTACCATAATCCGCACCAGTTCGTACGCCAGAAAACGGCTACCCTACGtctttcaaaaattgttaaaagtaTCAATGGCAACCCAACATCACTTGTTCTGGACATTTAGAGAACAACATTTAgaggaattaattaaaaaaagtgcacaCTTGTAATCTTTCTAATAATTATTGAATGGAACTTTTATCATTAGTAAATCCTTTTTAAGTCAGCTATTCATTTCTAATTATGCCCGTAGTTTAATTACTCTAGAAATCAACTTTACTTAAGCGATGTAAGAACTTATGGATATTTACTCAAGTTGTCAAATCCGGTTACGAATGCATCTTCGCGAATGAATAATTTATCTCTGTTTAATTGGGATTGATAAATATTCCATTCGATCCTACCACTAAACCTGATCTCCAGCTATCCCTCAGCTAAACAATACTTTTGAAAGCCTAAGTTCAACAACTCTCTAAGTTCCTTAAGTCTGGAACAAACATTTGTCCATGCTTCCCATTTCACAAGTGACTCCTAAATTTGATAAGAATGGTTGCAAAATAGGAGCAATCGTTCTTCTATTAAATTAGGAAATGTAGGAATGAGTACTCCAAAGGagtatacaatttatttattaacacttGTAAGTTTTCCGCTTACTCTTATCTTGACTTTGGTCAgcaaaaatatgagaaaatccACAAACTGCCACACTCTAGCGGCAATTTCcaggtaaatgaaaattttcaattacttgGGGTTCGTGCCCGCTCTTCGCCATACACGAAGGACTCGAAATATACCGAAATTCCAGGATCCGAATGCATACAGGCGTCGAATGCTTATAGCCCTTTCGCGCACACTATTTTCAAAAAGAGGAACATAATGCGCTTTTGATGAAACTGCACCCAGTACGAGATAGTAATTTGATCTGTTGTGAGGCACGTAATGTAGGTAAattttttctcacaaaaaactaTTCGTATGCTGTTTGTCTGTTTCAACGCGCCAGTCTCCAGAACTACAGCGACGAAGTTTGATGGGTACGGCTTCATAGACATCTTGAGTTTAACTTATGGTAATAAATATATCATTCTTTCATTGATTGATTAAAAACAAGATATCTTAGTTTTACTTTCTATTCAGTATCGCTCTATGGTTgtcttaaaatattacaaagtttttgttttctcatCAGAAATTGTAAACAAAGTTTGAGCATTTTTCAATTCAGTTGAGTATTTTTGAAGGACCCCCCAAGCCGAAGAGAACTCTAATAATTTGCAAATTCTTAGGAGAAATTCAAGTAAAAGTctcttaaataaatttgtactaaagttttctcatttattaaaatgtacGAACATCTTTCACCACACGGTAGACGCTAAGGGAGCGGCGGCGTAACGAGCAACAACTGGAGCGGCTAAAGGAGCAGCAGCATAGTGAGCAGCAGCCAATGGTGCAACTAAGGGAGCTGCTAAAGGAGCAGCGGCAGCATAACGGGCAACAACTGGAGCGGCTAAGGGAGCAGCTAAAGGAGCAGCGGCAGCATAACGGGCAACAACTGGGGCGGCAGCAACAACTGGAGCAGCGGCGATACCATTGTAATTTCTCGCGATCACTTGACTGCTGGTGGCGGTAACAACTGGAGCTGGTGCAGCGACAACAGCGGCGGGAGCAGCGTAGGCCAATGGAGCGGCAGCCAGAAAACCGGGCTTGGCAGCAGCGCAGGCGAAAAGAGCGAAGAGAACAACGGCctgttcaattaaaaaataagaataaatattattttatcaaaaagaaaaaaaattcagaatttttacaACTCACGTATTTGAACATTTtcggtttgtttttgtttggttgctgtTTATTGAATGAAATTTGATAACTGTTTGATATATTTGGTTTAGTGCAGTGCGccttttatagtaaattttataaCATATAACCCATAGATTACATTTCATCCAATAATGCATCGACATTGGCCTTCAAAGTACATTTATTTCATTGACAAACTATTTATCGAAATATCCACTTCCATCTCATCACAATTctgtgcattttattattttatgtagttATTCAGTATGCcaccaattaaaatttaaattaactcaAAATGCCCACAACTACTATGAAGCTCGAAGAAGAAGTGTGTAAAAACTAAGGCCATGGTTTGCATTCCTaattgagagttttcgaaaAGAGCCGAAAATATCAAATCGACTACCAAAGAGTTATTTTAACTTACCGTTGTATTGCAgtgcacatacctacatatgtatttgtgtgggaCAATTAGTCATATCAacacttatttaaaaattttggtacCAACTTTTGTTTCGGCACTTGACTATAAATATCCAACCGATTTTGGTTATTGGTATCAAACAATATTtagcttttgtttaaacaacaaCCACAGACAAGAAAATCAAACACTTCAACATGTTCAAATACGTAAGTTTCTTAAAacttcaataatattttgtgcAGCTCCTCATTCATAACTCTCACCCTCTTATTCCAGGCCGTTGTTCTTTTCGCTCTCATCGCTTGCGCTGCTGCCAAGCCCGGTTTGCTGGCTGCCGCTCCATTGACCTATGCTGCTCCCGCCGCTGTTGTTGCCGCTCCTGCTCCTGTAGTGACTGCCACCAGCAGTCAAGTGATCGCCCGCAACCACAATGGCATCGCCGCCGCTCCAGTTGTGGCCAGCtatgctgccgccccagtaGCCGCCCCAGTTGTTGCCAGCTATGCTCATTACGCTGCTGCTCCTTTGGCTGCTCCAGCAATTGCTCATTATGCTGCTGCCCCTCTTGCGTCGCCGTTGATTTGGTAATGAGATCTGTATTTAAGAAAATCGAAAGTGAAAGTGATCcggtcaaaataaa is from Anastrepha ludens isolate Willacy chromosome 4, idAnaLude1.1, whole genome shotgun sequence and encodes:
- the LOC128862454 gene encoding cuticle protein 16.5-like, with amino-acid sequence MFKYAVVLFALIACAAAKPGLLAAAPLAYAAPAAVVAAPAPVVTATSSQVIARNHNGIAAAPVVASYAAAPVAAPVVASYAHYATAPLAAPAIAHYAAAPLASSLLW
- the LOC128862455 gene encoding cuticle protein 16.5-like, producing MFKYAVVLFALIACAAAKPGLLAAAPLTYAAPAAVVAAPAPVVTATSSQVIARNHNGIAAAPVVASYAAAPVAAPVVASYAHYAAAPLAAPAIAHYAAAPLASPLIW
- the LOC128862452 gene encoding cuticle protein 16.5-like; this encodes MFKYAVVLFALFACAAAKPGFLAAAPLAYAAPAAVVAAPAPVVTATSSQVIARNYNGIAAAPVVAAAPVVARYAAAAPLAAPLAAPVVARYAAAAPLAAPLVAPLAAAHYAAAPLAAPVVARYAAAPLASTVW
- the LOC128862451 gene encoding cuticle protein 16.5-like, with the translated sequence MFKYAVVLFALFACAAAKPGFLAAAPLAYAAPAAVVAAPAPVVTATSSQVIARNYNGIAAAPVVAAAPVVARYAAAAPLAAPLAAPVVARYAAAAPLAAPLAAPLVAPLAAAHYAAASLAAPVVARYAAAPLAAAVW